AGTTCTCAGCAAACTTCACCATTTATGACAGTACCAAAATGAGCAATTCCATGCTTACCCTTCAAATACAATTCATGTATAATGAAAAGCGTATGTATAAATTACATATTTGACAACCTATGTCAATGAGACTGTATTTTCAAGAGAGCTACCTTCTGTAAGTTCTCAGCAAACTTCACCATTTATGACAATACCAAAATGAGCAATTCCATGCTTACCCTTCAGGACATGTTGTGCTGCATTCACCATTCACTAGCACCATGCCATGTTCACACGCTGTGCAGTCCTTTGCCCCTCCACCTTTACACAAACGGCAATTACGATGGCATTCTCGGCATTCCTTGGTTGTTGATGCATCAATGGCACTGGCAACGTAGGTATAGTAACCTGCTCTACACTTGGTAACACACTGATTTTCATAGAAAATCCTAAaatgaaaggaaaaaaaatcacaaatgaaTCATTTAACCTGGGGGTACAGTCTATTTCTATGTTGTTTGTTCCATTGAAGTACTGTAGAGCCTCCTACTCTGTGGACTAACATTTCTGTCCTTCTCGTGTTCATGAAGACAGTGGTCTGATCACACAGGCCAAtaaacaaagaaatgccagATTCTGGACCAAAATCAGTCCTATGAATTATAACTCTTCTGTATAAGCCCATACTCaaagagaagtcaaaattgtttCGATTGGGACCTGTGATTGGGAACAGATTGGATCCCAACGTTATCAATGATCAAGGGGTACAAGGACCTGCCTATTAGCATCCTAATTTGGCCCTTAAGAGAAAGGCGTGGTGTTTCCCAAGTGAAGGTCTTACCTTTCAGAGGTGCAAGAGATACAGTCACCATCACTTTCTCCAGAACAAGTCTTGCACGTTTGATGACATTTCTTACAGTAACCATCCTTAGTCTTAAATTCATCCTCATCACATGCAACATCCTTATTGGTACAGCCGTTATTCACCAGCCTGAAGTCATCAGAACACCTTGTGCACTGATTTGCCTGGGGGCCAAGGCAGCGCAGACAGCTAGGGTCACAACTGGAAATGAAGACAATGAGAGTAGAATTGATAATGACCTAGCCGCCACTCTTGTATCTTCAGGGCTCATGAGGAGGTCAGTTTTGTTACTAGAAAACAACGAACCACGTGAAATGACCATGACAAAACAGCTTTTTCAAGGCTATTTCTGTAAGCAATGCATGTTTGATGAGGCCTCTTACCTGTTACACTCCCAAAGTTGAGTGTCGGCGTAGAAAAATAAGCCACATTCATGGATGCATGTTCCGTTTTTGAAGAATACACCACCAGGACACCGGACACAATCATACATGGATGGGCCACTACAGGAATCACATGATATATGACACATCTGACATCTGGAAAGAGATGAATGAAGTCTACAGATATTAAGCGATAAATTCTGTCTATCACCAAATTTCGCATTTCTTAGCAATTTGCAATAATCTCTGTGACAAAAACGTTAAGCAACTTGAATTTTGGCAGAGAAATCTTTGCTCTCAATTTGTCGCAAGTGCGCACATGGTTCCTggcagttacatgtacaacacTTACATTCCAGTTTGATCTTTATATTGGTTTGGCTTGCACTCGAGGAGGCACTTGTGGTTTCTCAACGTCATTCCTTCACTGCAAGCAGTACAAACATCGCCTTCACTGCTACACGTAACGCAGTTATCATCACAGGGAAAACATAGGCCATCAGCTACAAAGAATACAACATCAACATCACAGCTCAcaatacatcaaaactattcacgcttttATGAAGAATACTTGTAATGCTACCACAACCCAGGCCCCTAACTGGCATATTAGTCAATGACCAATTGGACACCCCAACCACTATCTAAAGCCCCCAttttaaggacactgattttcattGAATATTACTGTAATCAGGCCATTTTCCTATTtatgacccgctctaccaaaactaggcgcttgtcgcatctgaacttgataggttgatacggacttgttgttcatttccctattgtagaccttttgtgaaatgtgaccaaatcagtttgtaatagatttcacaaaaggtctacaatagggaaatgaacaacaaatccgtatcaacctgtcaagttcagatgcgacaagcgcctagttttgatagagcgagtcacatttaggACAGCCAGACCGGAGTCGAAAGTACTTTAAAAAGGGTCAAGACAAGGCCTACCTTGATCAGCATAGTATCCATCAGGACACTGAGCGACACAAACTTGCTGATCTTGTACGAGGAAGTAACCTTGCTGACAGGTGAGACAGCCCTCGGGACCTTTCTGCTCACACGTACTGCAGGTCGAATGGCACTTATGGCACACGTTTGTCTCATCGGCATACTCTCCAGAATGACAGCTTAACACGCATGGTCTACAAAAAGAATGGGGAAAGAATTGTAACTTAAGGCGTTGTTCAGACAGCTGTTGCCTTTGGCCACTTGAGTAACTCCAGTCACTGCAACATACATGGATTGTGTTACGTTTAACAGTTTATATTCATTCAGTCATCGtcgggccctattgcatggtagacagcagtgttaaccactaggttaTGAGGctctttattttcaaattcttttatttGGGCAGGTATCCTCCATATCTCAGTACACCTTGGTACATGAGACAAGATTAGGATATGATGAAATCAGACGATCCTGCTGGGCCGAGGAACATTCTTTTAATTAGTAGCAGAGAAAACTACACTGCCAACTTCATTTGCCCACAACTCCAAAACCCACTTGGAACTTCTTTTCAAAGGAAATCTTACCCGTGTTGGCCTCTCCTGTAGTGCAGGCACTCCTGGCAGTCTTCAGGCTTAGGACCCACACACCCACTGCGACACTGAGGATCACACACTTCACCAGGCTAGAAGAGAAACAAAACATATACAGATCTTATCGTTAATTGACAGCATCACAGTGATGGAGTCAGGTTTCTGAAAAGGCTGTAAGGATAGACTCCTAATTGCCACCCCTCATCATGCAGTTGCAAGTGGAGGAGACTGCTCCTTAAGGCAACCCGTCAGGGAGGAGGAAACCTCGGATATAAGAATCCACAAAAGTCGGCAGGTGCCAGCACATGTGGGCAGTCAAAGAGGCTAAAAATCGGAACCCCATGCATTTCAACATCATGGTTAAACACTATCATCATGCAGTTCCAAACTTTAAAATCATTAGCACTGTCTTCAAGATATCTTTTGTAACATTCATAACCCTTGGGCAAGGAATATCATTGGAATTCAACTCTATCCTTTCCCCGAGTCCCAAGCAAAGATCCCTTTTTACCAAAGATCTGATCACATCAAACAGTATACCAATGACATAAATTTTTTGTAAGAACATTTGCAATTTGCTAATAGCAGAGTTAAAGGAGAAGTCATTCTAACTAAAAGAAGGCATTCATAAACTTTAAGAAGGGAAAGTATTAAACTATGATGCGCACTGAGTTAAAAGTATCCTCAACAAAAATTTAAACATGCAGGAGAAAGTTAATGAGTTTCATTCCTCCATGCaatatttatcattttcattaccaTTATGAACTGTATCAACGTCAAATCTCTTTAATCAGCATGCTTTTTAAAAGAAAAGTGTTGCTGTAGTTTAACACAATATACCTGCTTTTATTATATCAAAGATTGATTAGTGGGGGAGGAGGCAGAGTAAAGCTCAAACAGTACCATGGTTAACGCTATATGATTATGACGACTATGTTTGCTAATGGGGGCAAGAGAAGCGGCGGTAACATACACCGTGCATGTCGCATTCACTACAGGCTCACCTACCTTGGTTGGCGAAGTGGTAACCTTTAAGGATATTTTGGATAATTTGTTAGGAACGGCTAGCCTCTCACTCAAGATTCTTTTGCACATGAAACTAAGAATGTCCAGGGCCTCAAATTATATATCAAAACTGAAATCAATCATGACACAAATGGCACATAACATGCTTTCGAACAAATGGTTTTTGTCAAAATTCTTAAACCCAGCAATGAAGGATTTTATCCATAGTGATAATTATTGCAGGTCACTACACTAAAAGTCACCAGTCTACACGGCACTTAGGCATTTTGTGATGATAAAATGATGATGACATACTTGCTCCGGTCCAGCCTGTTCATAATTATAGCTATAATCAGGATCATAGTAGCTACTGGTGGTCCGAGTTACATCACTCGTCTGTGCCTTGGTGCTCAATGGCTGCTGCGAAGAGCCGCGACCATGATTCTGCTGACCATTCTTAGGCGGTTCCGTGGTGGCTTTCCTCCTCTTTACTCTAACGGGTTGCTCGGCCGTACCATACATGATGAGTTGCCACGACACCAGAGAACCTAGAACCCAAAAATATTATCAATATTCTAACTTTCATGCAAGTAAAAAGTTCTTTGGTGCAAGGTATTGTGTGTTTTGTAACATCACATAGACCCCTGACAAAAAGATCATGACACCATTACGTTGGCCAATTCAAACAATACAGAGGATAAAAGGTATATCACGTATAGTCATTTTGTTGTCTTCAGTTTTTTAGTTTAACAATGTTCCCAGCTAAAAGATGTGGGGACAGACTGATAGTGGGACAACCATTGAAAGGTGAACATAAGCTGACTGAGTACAGTGAAAAAACAGCTTTACAAAAAGCTGCCAACttcagtgagccaaaaatggaaaaatttgtTCCATCTCAATATGTTCCTAAGACTCACCAGTGTTTGTGGCAGGGCCTCCATTCTCTACGACAAACTTCCATTCACCCACAGGACTCTCACCCCAAAAGTGGACGGACATGAACGGCCAGTCTTCAAACTTATCACTTTTGTAATCACTTGGCCGCTTTGGTAGCAGCGTTGAACGTGTTCCGTTGGGGGAGACAAGATGGAGGATCAGGTCGCCACGGTGATCGTAACTTATGGACGCGCGGACTTGCACATGTTCAAGGTGTCGTATGGTATGTTTGTGGTCACCAAGGCAACCCGTGGTCGTGACAGTCACCTCTATCCCTCTACCTTCGATGGCCCTGAAAATATAATGAGGGgaaaacaatttcaatttatAAGAATTTGACCTTGGAACATGAAACCATGTTACTAAGAATTTATCACTAATTCTTGTTGTAACATAACTTCATCCTGAGATTAAAATGTAAAACTTTATAGACAACTGAGCACAAGGTAACGATTAAAATGTCAGAGACTGAATAAGATaaagaaatatttgaatatttagCAAATAGAAAACTCACTTGTAATCACCATCTTTGGATGTCTCACACATGTGTTGTTCAGGGACAGGTGTCCAGACTTCAGCCATACGGACCATGGCGTCAGCATCCATCAGACCATAACCATACTTCAAACTAACTGAAAAAGgcattgaaaaagatttttctTTGTTCAGCTGGTGTATGGGACacagacatttttcaaatacatgtagtcagaATTGATATCAAAACACGTTGCCTTTTTTGCTTGTTAGCTCATCACCAAGCCATGACACCGACTCTCAGAGTTTCTTTGGGTAAACTGTTAATTTGTCTAATTACCTTTTCTTCCAAGCCCATTTGTGACCCAGTTAGGGTCGGCAGCCATTGGTTGAGGTCGAGCTGTCATTAATGTTATGTACTGCATGTCACGCCAAGTCATATCCGGACTGAAATGTAAGAGTATGTCATTACATTTTTGTCACAACCTCTAGTAAATGCAGGAATTTTATCGAAACTTTACTTGCACAATCCTCACTAAATGCAGGAGCATTCCTGGCACAACCTACACTGATGCAGAAAGAGAGCCCATGGGATGGTGGCTTTGGAGTATAACTAGACACACATGGTTACTAAAAGTAACTGAAGGCTTTAATATGAGACGTACAAAAATCAGGCCCCAGCAACTCTATCTTCAACTTATTCCCTAACTGGACTTACTTTGCCTCAAGTGCCAGGGCGCATATCGCAGCCGCCAAAGGTGCGGAGGCGGACGTGCCAGTATGTGACTCCGTACAACCATTATGTAAATCAGTCGTCACGATCTGCTTCTCTTTGTAGGTGTCGCCGCTACTGTAAGTCGACGCCAACGTCGATGAACATTCTTCCAGATACCATGGTTCTTTGTTCATCTCCGAGACGCTGCTTATAGATAGGGTGTAGATGCTGTTCGTGTAGCCATCACAGTTACAGGAGTCGTGACTGCTTCCTCCATTGCCCGACGCCCACACAAAGATTGAGCCTTTGTTGTTCCGACCCTGCAGTGAAAACAAGGAGAATTGAACACTGCAAACTGTGAAATGTTCGCCATGCTAAAACGTTCAAGTGGCAGTAGACTTAATACGTTGGACAGCTTGTGAAGACCGCTTTCTGGGCCCAGTTCAGTCTTTCAAAATAGATGAGTCTGTAACTTGACGTTTACTTCGAGTTGACTTTAAGTTTACTTGGCACAACTGAGTGAGATAACACCAAATCAAAGTTAACATCAAGTTAGTGAGCtagcttgttttgaacaacagggGCCAAGCTACAGCTACAAAGCTAATCCTTCTTACCTTTGTTACACCATCTAAGAACGCTTGCTTTGCCAACTTAGCTGGTCCGTCCACTACCATCCCATTGTCATCAGGCCCCCAGCTGGCCGAGTAGATATCGATGTAATCTGGCTGAAGGCTAAGAGACCTGGCCTCAACAATGTCGCTAACATCACCGTCTAACATTCTTACACCTGTATGAAAATTTGGGAAGATTATAATCAACCATCAATAAATCATTATAGACAGTCTAGGAAAGCTACAATATGTATACATGTCCACATGGGAAGCAAATTCAACACCTTAAAACATCTGTCATTGCTGTGCtgtgaaaatgactccccaggCAATCGTTGTTAGTGCTTTGCCTTGCTACGCTCTGGCAAAGAATGTGCTGTTACGAAACTTTCAGAGATTAGAATGTTGTCCTGTTCAGCCTGGTGCTTCGATACTAAATTTAGGTAACACCCACCACCGATCCTGGCATTATAGGCGATTCCGACACCGCACTTTGAATTGTTTGCTTGTGCTGCCACCTCTCCCGCACACCTGGTACCATGCCTagagaaagtgaaaaaaaaagattGCAAAAGCCGCCACCAAAAATATACGAAGCAACAAATAAAAGTTTCCAAACTGCCAAAAACTGCAACCCACAAAGTTTCTACCGCTTGCTCTATATTATATGTAGTATTTCGGCGGAGGGGGGGGCTTTAAACCCAATCCTACATTGCTTAGGATTGCGAGACAcaagatttaaaaaataatcctagaaaaaaaactgtaaaagtACCTGTTTTCATCACCGGAATCATATCGTGGCATTGGATCACCATCCTCTGAATTTATATCAAAACTGGCTCGAGGATCCTGAAAAGACAGACAAAGATGACTTTACAATTGTGGTCCATGGTTGGCATCTGCCTTAGTGAACATCTGACCATACAATGACACCTTGGCACCTGAAtgatcctttgaatgagactctTGCACCTGACCCAACCAGAACAAGTCAAAACAATCAAGAAATAACAAGAAAGAACGAAAGATGGCTAGGTTGAAGGATTTATTTTGACTGGATGATTATATAATATCTAGACCATGCAAGTAACATCAATAGGGTATCAGCATCCTAATAGGTGGCATTGATATTCACTTGGGTATATGCAATGAAAAGATGTCAAAACTCAGACAAAATTGACGTTTCTCTGTCACAACAACACCataccctagtgacagtcagCGCCACAGCAGTGGCCGTATCCCATTGAATGGTGTTAAACATAAGGCATCCAACAAAGCTCAAAAGAGATAACCAGAAGAAAAAGATTGAGTAAAACAGTCAGAGGTCTCGGATTTCCTTTCCCCAGGTAAGGATGGCAAAAAGTTTGACATGATCTTTGGAAGAGCGAAGCATTGTTCATATTACAAACAGGTGTTTGATGGAAAAGATGTTGGCAAAAAGTTCGAGCTATAAGTGAGGCACTACATCGTCGGCTCTAAACTCAGGAAAAACTTTGGTATTTGAGAAGCTTAGTTTATCAGCAATCCAAGTTGGCATTCTACGTAGCATGCCCACAGCCTCAATACTGAAGATGTTAACCTGTAGCcgcatttttcttcattaggaTAGAAAATGAATAACCATGGGTAGAGATTGCATTCACCTAGCACCTGCCAACTCGACAGGTTCATAGCTCCCCTGGTCATGTGAGCCTTcaataattcagaaaaatatcagaTTTCCTAGGAACAAATGACTGCGTGCGTCATAAAACATAGAAAAACCAGTTTTGTAATTATCCAAAGATCAGGCCACACAATGTTGGGTTTGACCATTTTTTCTGATTTGTTATTTTACGTTTCTCATAAACCGTGAAAAGAGCTAAGTTAATCAGGTATTTAGAGGAAGTAGCAGGTGAGTTTTTCTAAAAATCTAAATTTGAATGAAACCATGACTACTTTTGCCACTGAAGGTCACATTCATTCTGAAACTGAACTCAATCTTTACATTGGGGTGGATTGATTGAGACTACGAATCACAGAGCCTTTGATTTACTTACATAATTTTTCTTTAAGTCATCATGATTCGTCTCAAGGCCGTCATCGAGGATTGTGACGACCACACCCTGGCCAGTATAGCCCCTCTGCCATGCTGGTACAACATTCATATCAAAACCGCCCTTAGCGCCAaaaagctgaagaagaaagcAGCAATGGATAACTAATTGGTTCACAGGTAAAAAGGTATCAAGAC
This is a stretch of genomic DNA from Lineus longissimus chromosome 2, tnLinLong1.2, whole genome shotgun sequence. It encodes these proteins:
- the LOC135482853 gene encoding proprotein convertase subtilisin/kexin type 6-like isoform X2, producing MVQSWRGILTQGLLILNLILGSFADVFLNQWAVEVPGGHGAADALANELGFINKGQIGSIENHYEFLHHGIEKRSTSSSHHHHQALVTHPQITWAEQQVAKKRVKRDFRPKGPPISFKDPLYPSQWYLLFGAKGGFDMNVVPAWQRGYTGQGVVVTILDDGLETNHDDLKKNYDPRASFDINSEDGDPMPRYDSGDENRHGTRCAGEVAAQANNSKCGVGIAYNARIGGVRMLDGDVSDIVEARSLSLQPDYIDIYSASWGPDDNGMVVDGPAKLAKQAFLDGVTKGRNNKGSIFVWASGNGGSSHDSCNCDGYTNSIYTLSISSVSEMNKEPWYLEECSSTLASTYSSGDTYKEKQIVTTDLHNGCTESHTGTSASAPLAAAICALALEANPDMTWRDMQYITLMTARPQPMAADPNWVTNGLGRKVSLKYGYGLMDADAMVRMAEVWTPVPEQHMCETSKDGDYKAIEGRGIEVTVTTTGCLGDHKHTIRHLEHVQVRASISYDHRGDLILHLVSPNGTRSTLLPKRPSDYKSDKFEDWPFMSVHFWGESPVGEWKFVVENGGPATNTGSLVSWQLIMYGTAEQPVRVKRRKATTEPPKNGQQNHGRGSSQQPLSTKAQTSDVTRTTSSYYDPDYSYNYEQAGPEQPGEVCDPQCRSGCVGPKPEDCQECLHYRRGQHGPCVLSCHSGEYADETNVCHKCHSTCSTCEQKGPEGCLTCQQGYFLVQDQQVCVAQCPDGYYADQADGLCFPCDDNCVTCSSEGDVCTACSEGMTLRNHKCLLECKPNQYKDQTGICQMCHISCDSCSGPSMYDCVRCPGGVFFKNGTCIHECGLFFYADTQLWECNSCDPSCLRCLGPQANQCTRCSDDFRLVNNGCTNKDVACDEDEFKTKDGYCKKCHQTCKTCSGESDGDCISCTSERIFYENQCVTKCRAGYYTYVASAIDASTTKECRECHRNCRLCKGGGAKDCTACEHGMVLVNGECSTTCPEGQFKDQSNKCTSCDASCLECTGPGMGDCIKCPMPVLLYNGRCQSSSCPTGYYMSHGECGRCHHTCKTCTDGGPSNCLTCEEGYIVYRGFCMKAPTCAVGSFFNVAKRECQLCNKTCRTCRGPGPTNCTSCEKPYIQNKQNSECTLCCSETHRKDCCTCHLETGICVDDRNIERPGSDTNSFKDSGGLSFQHVTLSSVAASTFGLVTLATLSCIFIVVLFFVTFGLLQAYTNGNLCFTQKVAYQKLPTVYDHKTDRILLNREDFEDEDEEDLYSVKSSPNHTEELSSNNHHRDDSRNHNNKRNGNHLGANHVDLSENSYSDDVTNHIK
- the LOC135482853 gene encoding proprotein convertase subtilisin/kexin type 6-like isoform X1 → MVQSWRGILTQGLLILNLILGSFADVFLNQWAVEVPGGHGAADALANELGFINKGQIGSIENHYEFLHHGIEKRSTSSSHHHHQALVTHPQITWAEQQVAKKRVKRDFRPKGPPISFKDPLYPSQWYLLFGAKGGFDMNVVPAWQRGYTGQGVVVTILDDGLETNHDDLKKNYDPRASFDINSEDGDPMPRYDSGDENRHGTRCAGEVAAQANNSKCGVGIAYNARIGGVRMLDGDVSDIVEARSLSLQPDYIDIYSASWGPDDNGMVVDGPAKLAKQAFLDGVTKGRNNKGSIFVWASGNGGSSHDSCNCDGYTNSIYTLSISSVSEMNKEPWYLEECSSTLASTYSSGDTYKEKQIVTTDLHNGCTESHTGTSASAPLAAAICALALEANPDMTWRDMQYITLMTARPQPMAADPNWVTNGLGRKVSLKYGYGLMDADAMVRMAEVWTPVPEQHMCETSKDGDYKAIEGRGIEVTVTTTGCLGDHKHTIRHLEHVQVRASISYDHRGDLILHLVSPNGTRSTLLPKRPSDYKSDKFEDWPFMSVHFWGESPVGEWKFVVENGGPATNTGSLVSWQLIMYGTAEQPVRVKRRKATTEPPKNGQQNHGRGSSQQPLSTKAQTSDVTRTTSSYYDPDYSYNYEQAGPEQVTTSPTKPGEVCDPQCRSGCVGPKPEDCQECLHYRRGQHGPCVLSCHSGEYADETNVCHKCHSTCSTCEQKGPEGCLTCQQGYFLVQDQQVCVAQCPDGYYADQADGLCFPCDDNCVTCSSEGDVCTACSEGMTLRNHKCLLECKPNQYKDQTGICQMCHISCDSCSGPSMYDCVRCPGGVFFKNGTCIHECGLFFYADTQLWECNSCDPSCLRCLGPQANQCTRCSDDFRLVNNGCTNKDVACDEDEFKTKDGYCKKCHQTCKTCSGESDGDCISCTSERIFYENQCVTKCRAGYYTYVASAIDASTTKECRECHRNCRLCKGGGAKDCTACEHGMVLVNGECSTTCPEGQFKDQSNKCTSCDASCLECTGPGMGDCIKCPMPVLLYNGRCQSSSCPTGYYMSHGECGRCHHTCKTCTDGGPSNCLTCEEGYIVYRGFCMKAPTCAVGSFFNVAKRECQLCNKTCRTCRGPGPTNCTSCEKPYIQNKQNSECTLCCSETHRKDCCTCHLETGICVDDRNIERPGSDTNSFKDSGGLSFQHVTLSSVAASTFGLVTLATLSCIFIVVLFFVTFGLLQAYTNGNLCFTQKVAYQKLPTVYDHKTDRILLNREDFEDEDEEDLYSVKSSPNHTEELSSNNHHRDDSRNHNNKRNGNHLGANHVDLSENSYSDDVTNHIK
- the LOC135482853 gene encoding furin-like isoform X3, with amino-acid sequence MVQSWRGILTQGLLILNLILGSFADVFLNQWAVEVPGGHGAADALANELGFINKGQIGSIENHYEFLHHGIEKRSTSSSHHHHQALVTHPQITWAEQQVAKKRVKRDFRPKGPPISFKDPLYPSQWYLLFGAKGGFDMNVVPAWQRGYTGQGVVVTILDDGLETNHDDLKKNYDPRASFDINSEDGDPMPRYDSGDENRHGTRCAGEVAAQANNSKCGVGIAYNARIGGVRMLDGDVSDIVEARSLSLQPDYIDIYSASWGPDDNGMVVDGPAKLAKQAFLDGVTKGRNNKGSIFVWASGNGGSSHDSCNCDGYTNSIYTLSISSVSEMNKEPWYLEECSSTLASTYSSGDTYKEKQIVTTDLHNGCTESHTGTSASAPLAAAICALALEANPDMTWRDMQYITLMTARPQPMAADPNWVTNGLGRKVSLKYGYGLMDADAMVRMAEVWTPVPEQHMCETSKDGDYKAIEGRGIEVTVTTTGCLGDHKHTIRHLEHVQVRASISYDHRGDLILHLVSPNGTRSTLLPKRPSDYKSDKFEDWPFMSVHFWGESPVGEWKFVVENGGPATNTGSLVSWQLIMYGTAEQPVRVKRRKATTEPPKNGQQNHGRGSSQQPLSTKAQTSDVTRTTSSYYDPDYSYNYEQAGPEQVTTSPTKPGEVCDPQCRSGCVGPKPEDCQECLHYRRGQHGPCVLSCHSGEYADETNVCHKCHSTCSTCEQKGPEGCLTCQQGYFLVQDQQVCVAQCPDGYYADQADGLCFPCDDNCVTCSSEGDVCTACSEGMTLRNHKCLLECKPNQYKDQTGICQMCHISCDSCSGPSMYDCVRCPGGVFFKNGTCIHECGLFFYADTQLWECNSCDPSCLRCLGPQANQCTRCSDDFRLVNNGCTNKDVACDEDEFKTKDGYCKKCHQTCKTCSGESDGDCISCTSERIFYENQCVTKCRAGYYTYVASAIDASTTKECRECHRNCRLCKGGGAKDCTACEHGMVLVNGECSTTCPEGQFKDQSNKCTSCDASCLECTGPGMGDCIKCPMPVLLYNGRCQSSSCPTGYYMSHGECGRCHHTCKTCTDGGPSNCLTCEEGYIVYRGFCMKAPTCAVGSFFNVAKRECQLCNKTCRTCRGPGPTNCTSCEKPYIQNKQNSECTLCCSETHRKDCCTCHLETGRCVSDGENVRFDKNVSETDSVNRHTVPCDDLTFMAVATSTYGVVLFAVFGFIIVLLCIGIGVLYTRSQASPCFSKSESAFPETAMHFESTNISVLSVSNKTAL